A window from Acipenser ruthenus chromosome 36, fAciRut3.2 maternal haplotype, whole genome shotgun sequence encodes these proteins:
- the LOC117401963 gene encoding resistin-like: MKMRVAVLLAVIVMFCAADAQKCALDGLMSSLTESVASAVLEKVTLSCIDASAKGSLANCPAGYKPTGCSCGNACGSWDIRNDQTCHCQCANQDWTAARCCKIAVKQKPGKDVTDVEMSTALPIYKG, translated from the exons ATGAAGATGAGAGTTGCTGTGTTGCTGGCTGTGATCGTTATGTTCTGTGCTGCCGACGCTCAGAAATGCGCTCTGGATGGACTGATGAGCAGCCTGACAGAATCTGTGG CCTCTGCAGTCCTGGAGAAAGTGACTCTGTCTTGCATTGATGCCTCAGCTAAAGGGAGCCTGGCGAATTGTCCTGCAG GTTACAAGCCGACGGGCTGCTCCTGCGGTAATGCCTGCGGCTCCTGGGATATCCGCAATGACCAGACCTGCCACTGCCAGTGTGCAAACCAGGACTGGACCGCTGCACGCTGCTGCAAGATAGCCGTGAAACAGAAGCCAGGAAAAGATGTAACCGACGTCGAGATGTCGACAGCTTTACCGATTTATAAGGGTTAA